From the genome of Vicia villosa cultivar HV-30 ecotype Madison, WI linkage group LG2, Vvil1.0, whole genome shotgun sequence, one region includes:
- the LOC131645953 gene encoding uncharacterized protein LOC131645953, translating into MAVSLNPFLSWNMWGGGGGRRKEEKEPVSNGSSLNSPTNSEWNLGLVKESKKVPQPRPHRKVGRKREDKGEETGIDREFDGVFVASDDSGDWCFLSGSESDDSDWSIGWLEPLGSDFESSDNDHDDDDESGRDSFAVLVPCYSPGCQEVEGTNNVLLSALKNLPNGFASDGKSYMEQWLASLQGFGTYKEKTTSSH; encoded by the exons ATGGCTGTTTCATTGAACCCTTTCTTATCATGGAACATGTGGGGTGGTGGTGGTGGTAGaaggaaagaagagaaagagccGGTTTCTAATGGTTCTTCGCTGAATTCACCAACGAATTCGGAGTGGAACCTTGGTTTGGTGAAGGAAAGCAAGAAGGTTCCACAGCCACGGCCACATAGGAAGGTTGGAAGGAAGAGAGAGGATAAAGGGGAAGAGACGGGAATTGATAGAGAGTTTGATGGTGTGTTTGTGGCGTCTGATGATAGTGGTGATTGGTGTTTTTTGTCTGGTTCCGAATCGGATGACTCGGATTGGTCTATTGGGTGGTTGGAGCCTCTTGGTTCTGATTTTGAAAGCAGTGATAATGATCATGATGATGACGATGAGTCTGGGCGTGATAGTTTTGCTGTTTTGGTTCCTTGTTATTCACCAGGCTGCCAAGAGGTTGAAGGAACAAACAATGTGCTCTTGAGTGCTCTTAAGAATCTTCCCAATGGATTTGCTTCAG ATGGGAAGAGTTACATGGAACAATGGTTGGCTTCTCTTCAGGGTTTTGGAACTTATAAGGAAAAAACAACTTCTTCACATTGA